Part of the Clarias gariepinus isolate MV-2021 ecotype Netherlands chromosome 25, CGAR_prim_01v2, whole genome shotgun sequence genome is shown below.
GAAATGGAAGGTTTATGACAGACAACCATACAGTAGAGAGAACCTCCTAAGGGCAATGGAGCTGGCCTGTGTTGACATCCCAGTGGAGGCCTTCCAAGGATGGATTCGCCATTCCAAGCGAAATGATGCCGCACAGtgattgtggtgtgtgtgtggtgtgaataaagtaaataaaaaaacttcacaCCCTGATCATGTTTTCAAGAGTACTGTTGTGTGAAATAGATTctgtttttgcattgagttGTGTTACAGTAGTGTACATGCAGACTTTTCTATAGATTTATACTCTTCATATGAAACTCACAAATGCCTAATCCTCTGCAGAGGTCTAAGAAGATCTGTTACTGTAGAGTTTCTAAAAATATCCATTGGCAGTTATGAAACAAAGAACCTTTTCACAAATTGAGCATTGTGTTTTCGATTGTTTTGCTGTAGTGTGTAATCATGTGTATagtgtttaaatttttgtaaACAGTATGTAAAGTGTTCGAGACGTCTATTCgcccttttttattatatatgattTGATGTTATTTTATTCGACTCTCTGGTCCTATATACTATCAGTTATTGGAGCTCTTTTCTGACTTATTACAGTAAAATCAAATCACTTTAGgattataaatattatgtaattgtacatgtacagtatctacCTTTTCTCTAACATGTTTaggtttttaacattttatatatttttttacttaactatATCAACTCACGTGAAAAGTAATgtcctttattcatttatttatttatttatttatttatttatttgtgtgttaatAAGGTagacataaatgtttaaaataaaaggcacttaaaatttaaatctctctctctctctgactctctctctctctgtggcaATTATTGAAGTAAAATCTGAGAGTCACATCTTCACTGATTTTGAGACAATTCAACCTtctcttatatttatttatatgctacAACCGTTTCCACAAAATGTAACCATTAAATTCAATTTCTCTGTTACAGTTTTTTACAATCGCTATGACagttttttcaaaacatttaacaagttTCCTAAACTCTTAACGCACCATCACACCTAAAACACACAATTGGCAAAACGGTTAATTTCGTGCTCAAAATCACACATTGTAAACGAAACCCCAAAACTAATAttcaaaatacaataataaactaCCACAATACACTATGTCTAGCAAAACACTGCAAACatgtttttaacaaataattatttaaaacagtaaCACATGTTTTCTTCCTGCAGGAACATTTAGTCAATCATAACACattgacaaaaaaacacaatcatcAGCTAAAATTACAGAAACTGCATTATTTCATGTGTCAGGTCTGCCCTTATATTTGAAGCCTTTTTacggttttgttttgttgggtTTAGTAAATGGatgtattttgtttcttttgctgtaggaaatttaatacaaaaaagtgAATGACCATCTCACAGTAgctttataaaatgtacagtacagtttatgtaaaaaaaaaaaaaaaacagacacagaaCTGCTGCAGTACAGACTTTATTTGCCTTCACGTCACACCTGATATCTTCTCTGGCAAGGCATCGTGTGAAGAATCTTTTCAGCAGTGTTCAGCTGTGATGTCTTACAGTAGCATGCAGCATCCATTGCATCCAGGAGGGACATGTGGTCATGTGGACGATGGTCAAAAACCTTCCATCTCCAGGCTGAGAAAAACTCCTCACTGGGGTTGAGAAGAGGGGAGTAAGGGGCAAGGACATGGGACATCATCCTTGGATGGGCGTCAAATTAGGCTGTGACTGCACGGGAATGGTGCAATGCCACATTGTCCCATGTGataacatacagtggtgtgaaaaactatttgcctgatttcttattcttttgcatgtttgtcacacaaaatgtttctgatcatcaaacacaattaactattatttaaagataacacaagtaaacacaaaatgcagtttttaaatgatggtttttattatttagggagaaaaaaaatccaaacctacatggccctgtgtgaaaaagtaattgccccctgaacctaataactggttgggccacccttagcagcaataactgcaatcaagcatttgcgataacttgcaacgagtcttttacagcgctctggaggaattttggcccactcatctttgcagaattgttgtaattcagctttatttgagggttttctagcatgaaccgcctttttaaggtcatgccacaacatctcaataggattcaggtcaggactttgactaggccactccaaagtcttcattttgtttttcttcagccattcagaggtggatttgctggtgtgtttttggtcattgtcctgctgcagcacccaagatcgctttagcttgagttgacgaacagttGACATCACCATGTGTGAGATTGCGGTGCACATGGTGATGTCGGCTCCTTTCTGGCCCGGCACGGTAACtgccagacattctccttcaggattttttggtagacagtagaattcatggttccatctatcacagcaagccttccaggggtccgttcttcgtacgtcgctaacttagttagctggatttgattgttgtggatttgtcctgatcttggattgtttcgttcttcgatgcgcttctagcatttgttgtcatagcaacatatccgtaagcttgaacctgctcgggagcaggtttatttcatgtaaacaggatttagcctgcgctcctgccgggttatgattggttgaaatggcgaggtcacatctgattggttaaagagcacgactgactcacgtggaaaaagaaaagtatatgccccctgccatggactcccctccacccacacacacacacataatcgctatcaaatattatatatgaacataaattcataggtttattattatcaaatataatattactattataataaactctaggcacgagacagccgtcgagaccattaatacaaattcttgtataatgtttattttgtaacatttatttttcaggggtttgtcataaaaatatgctaataagtatttatatatataaaaaattaatatttaataatgataaattggacgaaactaattttattataaaataaacaatataaaagtatacataatatttctattttttcatatacgacatatttattttcatatttcttattttattttattgtctcatgtaatttgtaaaccattaacctatgaatttatgttctaatataatatttgatagcgattatgtagaagggggggcaatccatggcaggggggcatttcagcacataacacgtgttacaaaaaaaattgagccgctctttttccatttcgtcaaccaatcggagagcttgtgatcagtgtttctactgtcgatgcatatcgccttttaaaccaacgcacaagcgcgcaataatcctagacaactcaatccagctatacttaTCATCAACCACAGGTGTGCtcaaagaaccaacttagccggatcgtaatgagcacgatgatctcatcttagatgtgtcagtttatctcggatgtgtcaagcgacgtacgaagaacagacctcaggtcctgaagcagcaaaacaaccccagaccatcacactaccaccaccatattttactgttggtatgatgttctttttctgaaatgctgtgttacttttacgccagatgtaacgggacacacaccttccaaaaaattaaacttttgtctcgtcggtccacaaggtactttcccaaaagtcttggcaatcattgagatgttttttagctaaATTAAGACGAGCCttcatgttctttttgcttaaaagtggtttgcgccttggaaatctgccatgcaggacgtttttgcccagtctctttcttatggtggagtcgtgaacactgaccttaattgaggcaagtgaggcctgcagttctttagatgttgtcctggggtcttttgtggcctctcggatgagttgtctctgcgctcttggggtaattttggtcggccggccactcctgggaaggttcaccactgttccatgtttttgccatttgtggataatggctctcactgtggttcgctggagtcccaaagctttagaaatgactttataacctttaccagactgatagatctcaattacttttgttctcatttgttcctgaatttctttggatcttggcatgatgtctagcttttggggtgcttttggtctacttctctgtgtcaggtagctcctatttaagtgatttcttgattgatacaggtgtggcagtaatcaggcctgggggtgactacagaaattgaactcaggtgtgataaaccacagttaagttattttttaacaaggagggcaatcactttttcacacagggccatgtagatttggatttttttttctccctgaataacataaaccttcatttaaaaactgcattttgtgttaaattatgttatctttgactaatagttaacggtttttgatgagcagaaacatttaagtgtgacaaacatgcaaaagaataagaaattaggaagggggcaaatagtttttcacaccactgtatattggCAAGTGGTCTCCCACCTGTCCCCTTTTTACCTCTGGCACCAGTCTTTCGTGCAGGTCTTCTAAAAACAGAAGAAGGCGGTGTTGTAGGGGCCAGTCTAACATTTATGCAGGAGCGCACCGTTGTTGGAGATTGCGGCGCACATGGTGATGTCGGCTCCTCTCTGGCCCGGCACGGTATCTGTGGCCCTTTGGCCTATTCTGTTTCTCCCACGGCGACGCCTTTTCGCCAAGTTTAAGCCAGACCGGAGGCATACAGTCACTCTAATACAGTAAATGGTAAAATTATTTACGCTTTGCTGTAGGAGAAGCAATATCCTACCTGTTGGTTTCTGTGAAAATACAGGAAATAGATGCCACTGTGTCCCGGCTGAGATTTGGTTTTACTCGTTCACCAGCCCAATGCCCAGACCACTATCATGGTCAATGATAGTAGCTCTTATTTGATCAGTTACCCGAGCTCTGGTCCTTCTCTGAGCGCCACTACGCATTCTAAATCCACTCTTGGTTGAGCTTGTGAGCATTTTAAATTGGTGTTAACTGTATGCATTTTGTATCAAAGCAACAAGAAATGTGTTAATTGTACAGCCTACGAGACGGATGTTGTGCTAACCGTGTTAAGAGTTTAGGAaacttgtttaatgttttgaaaaaaaactgtcatagCGAttgtaaaaaactgtaaatgtacacacacacacacacacactgtttttatatttctttaccACCAGGAGGAGCTACAAGACCTCTGGTCCACTTTATTCTCCGATCATCACAGCGGTGTTTAAAGTTTAGGACCGAAGGAGAggaggggggcgggggggtagaggaagagagagagaggtgatggTCGAGTCGAGTCAGGTGCTTTTTCCTCCTCTCATTCTCCTcatttacacttttttaaatcagtaCAGAACAGGGAAGCAAAATAATTTAACatgaaaatttaataaaactgacaatttagagaaaaagcacatcataaaataaaatgttttcgaGCTGCAGGTGGCGCTGTTCACTCTGAGCTGTCTGTCAGGTGATATTTGATAAGATCAATCACaaaagtgatgtacagtaaagaAAGCATAGAGTGAATGAACATACTTTGATGTTTCTGTGctgtaaataatttgttactgatttttaagaaatattttaatattttgagatactgtatgtttttattttcatgcactATAAGCTCTCTAAATCTTTAaaattgaaacaaaataaaaatcttgagATATTTTACTTTCTGtgttaaaaaatctaaaatatagtTACAAAGTTTCTCTCTTTGATTAAATCATGGGGAAAGAAAAAATCCACAGTATTCTGATGGTTTGAGCATGTCtgaaatctttctttcttttgctctcGTGAGCTTTTTTGCACCACATTCCCACTTAGGTCTGTTCATTATAACACGAGAGCTTTAACTGTCAATGGATCGGTCACtggcaatcaatcaatcaatcagaaaACTGCATGAGCCCCAGGGGACGTCGGCCCACCAGTATGACAGATTCCCAATCCAGCCCTGGCGTCTCCTCATTTTCATAATAAAAGCCATAAGACTGCAGTGAACGAGGCAGCAATGACATGCAGAGAcagatataaaataataaacacgccgagattatacagtaaattattattattttattattttaaaatatattttttttatagtttcatGTCatctaaaaatacataaaaaagatCAGACTGAAGTTAAAATAAAGAACACAtctattattattgcattatttattatcCTCAAAACACCaggttatattttattaatatgcaACAGAATTTATTTGATTGATAATCAAcattagaaattaaattataaacaaagcaaataaaaaatttacatataACAGTATAATGATATTTTTCAGAGCTAACTTACCTTATAACAAAATCTACCCCAACaaatgtagagaaataaaggaaactaATTAAAAGTGAATAAATCACATGAGCAgagaatgtgtgtttgtgtattttactcTTTTATCTAAACTGATCTCTTAAAGTTCTTTAAACAGAGAAGCTGAAAGCGTTAATCAGATGTTGTGGATGTTGATGTGAATGTGAATTGATGTGTGAAGCTCTGAGTGTGTGAACAGTTCCTGCACACTTTAGGCTTTTTCCTGCTCTATGACCCCTGATTGACCTCATCACCTAGTGAAGAAGTGCATAATGAAGGGTTCAGGTGAGTTAGTGCTGGAAAACACTAAACTGTGCAGTGCTCTGTTCTTCCACATGGAGAGAAGCgccttttatttcagtttacacACGACTCGAAGTTTATCAGAGTCCATCACATAATCAGGTGCTgcttctgcagtgtgtgtgtcagcagggCAGTGAGACGGCCCAggtcctgtctgtctctcggaGAGACGGTTCGGTCCGAGCCCCACCCACAGAGACCCGGGGGGGACACGCCTCCTCCTGAGCTCAGACTCCACCTCTTCCTGTTCAGCTTCAGAATCGATGTTGAGAATTCCAGCCCTGTTCCCTTCATTACAGTAACCCAACGCTTCCTGCCAGCTCAGAGCCTCAGCACTCACATGGATGGAgcctgagagagacagaaaaacccAAAAGGAGGAGGATGGTTTAGAGTGAGATCAGAGACAGAGACTCACACCAGCTGTGTTCTAGTCATCATACAGAAGAGCGATGAGACAGATTTACTGTTTATAGAGTCGTCACTTACTGTTGTAACACAGAGGGTATTGCTGTTTACTGCATAGCTGTGAGTACCATTTCCCTCCCGTCAGATATACACAGTCACTTGGTGAAGCCCGAGGTTGACCACTCGCCCAGTTCCTGTAAGCAGAGTTTCCTCCATCAGTCCACTGCCAGTCATCACGCAGCAGGCCGATCCAGAAGGACGTGCTGCTGTTTAACCCTTTAATCTTCACCTCTTCATTTTGCTGCTGATCTCTGATGCTGACCAGGTCAGTGTAGCGCCCCCTGCAGTAACTCTGAGCTTCATACCAGGTTTTACTCTCAAGGATTAGATGATAATTAGGTTCAGCTTTAACATCACCTGTAGGTGTGAAACAGTTCTAATTTATTGAAACAACCCTTAGTGGTGAAAATGCATTTAGTAGAATTTAAACAAGTTACCTTGTTTATAGCACATGAAGTATCTTGTCCCTGTGCACTGAAGACTTTCCCATGAACCATCAGGCTTCATAGCAGCACAGCAGCTTGATGTCCCACAATCCCCTGCCAGATTACTGAATGTTACAGGATCACCATTAGACCATTTCTCACTGAACTGACCGCGATAGAGACCGATCCATCCTACTGTAACACCAGCCTTCATCATCATGTTATACAGTTCAGTGTTGTCTTCATCAGAGTACACACTGACGAGGTCGGTGTAATTTCCTCTGCAAGCTGCCCGAGACTCTGTATGAGTCATGAAAACAGGAATATCATGGAAGGTAGTGACTCTGCTGTGGACTGGAGGAGAAAagactgtggaaaaaaattcaCAGTACCCATCATCTCAGTCCCTACAGTAACACCTGCCAGCTGCAAAAATGCCCCCCCCCcgacacaaatacacacacacacacacacacacacacacacacacacacacattgagcaATTAAAGAAATACTCAAATATGCGACATTTAATGTGCATTAATCATTAATTCATCAACCTGCAACAACCTtccttcactcagcattgggtatgttccaaaatcttttaaattagcagttattaaaccgattattaaaaaaccttgacccctgtcagctgtccaattacaggccaatatcaaacctctcctttatctctaagattctggaaaagatagtggcggagcagctatgctcatatctacatagaaatggcatacatgaactgtatcagtcaggatttaggcctcatcacagtacagagacagcgctcgttaaagtagtaaatgacctcctattggcctctgaccagggctgtgtaaccatgcttgtattactcaacctcagtgcagcgtttgacaccattgatcatagtattcttctttacagattagaaaatgtagtagatcctattgaccgatcggtatcagtatgtagacttaaatggtgattattctgcatgctttctagtggagtttggtgtttcacagggttcagttttaggcccactgcttttttacctttacatgcttcctctgggcaacataatccgtaagcatggtattagttttcactgttatgctgacagcaaaacctgatgagataaaccagcttactaaagttgagcaatgtgtgcaggtcttaagagattggatgctaattaacttccttctgcttaatccagataagacagaagttctagtcataggaccgcatacagctaggagtaagattctagatcactctgtaactttagatggcctttctgttccatcaagtgcaacagtaaaagaccttggtgtgtttatagattccagcctttcatttgaagctcatgtagataatattaccaggatagtaTTCTTTCACCtgagaaatattgccaagataagaaatatattgtcactaaacgatggaGATAAACtagttttatgcttttatcacctctaggttggactattgtaatgccttattgtctggttgttcaactaggtgcataaacaagcttcagcagaagcagaagatacgagcacatcacacctttcttatcttcactttattggctccctgtgaaatttcacatttattttaaactactacttttgacatataaagcattaaatggtctcgcaccgcagtatctgagtgaactgctagtgtcttacgatccgccacgcctacttcgatcaaaggatgcaggctgcttgtcagtaccacgtattatgaaagctacagctgggggcagagcttctTCTTACAaagaatagtcttccaaatagtggttgggactcagacaca
Proteins encoded:
- the LOC128513420 gene encoding secretory phospholipase A2 receptor-like; protein product: MTHTESRAACRGNYTDLVSVYSDEDNTELYNMMMKAGVTVGWIGLYRGDVKAEPNYHLILESKTWYEAQSYCRGRYTDLVSIRDQQQNEEVKIKGLNSSTSFWIGLLRDDWQWTDGGNSAYRNWASGQPRASPSDCVYLTGGKWYSQLCSKQQYPLCYNSSIHVSAEALSWQEALGYCNEGNRAGILNIDSEAEQEEVESELRRRRVPPGSLWVGLGPNRLSERQTGPGPSHCPADTHTAEAAPDYVMDSDKLRVVCKLK